The following proteins are co-located in the Rhodococcus opacus B4 genome:
- the zomB gene encoding flagellar motor control protein ZomB, which yields MVGGAEESGAAAERTTERHRKAILSRVVFLGGVAVSALLMFWGAWERRWIADDGLIVLRTVRNLLAGNGPVFNSGERVEANTSTAWTYIVYAFSWLSQARLEYVVLTIALILSTAAIVLAMFGTARLYRGGPFAGGGTLFLMPAGVLVYIAVPPARDFATSGLESCLVIFWIALLWLLLVRWSQAATPSTTSVLTLAFVAGMGPLVRPELAILGVLSLAMIFLAPGLTWVVRVAMVFVAGIVPVGYQIWRMGYYALPYPNTAVSKDAGGAKWSQGFAYLWNLLGPYLLWLPLIFLFAGAVIAWRGRDKDIEHGVRHTEGNRLTRLRGWLRTQNAVVVFVLASGLILGLYSLRVGGDFMHGRVLLPVLFCFIVPVAVIPVRIPDRAAWGRNKEFSTFLAMAFLWIGTVVWAFFASNTTGMPEGVVIGRSGIVDERAFYVLNTGHAHPIRADDYLDYPRMRAMVQTIADTPDGGLLIPSADYTYWFVVPPPLPIPEDGAGHTVYFLNLGMTSMNVGLDVRVLDQMGLAYPLAAHTERLDDGRIGHDKALYPDWVVVDTGMIDKHPWMPGFLDEDWVTEARVALTCPETQELLTSYRSELTWPRFKQNFKDALHLASYRFERVPAYEIQRCNLEPPFPDPAK from the coding sequence TTGGTAGGCGGCGCCGAGGAGTCGGGCGCCGCCGCGGAGCGGACCACCGAACGCCACCGGAAGGCCATCCTCTCGAGGGTGGTCTTCCTCGGGGGTGTGGCCGTCTCGGCTCTCCTGATGTTCTGGGGCGCCTGGGAACGGCGATGGATTGCCGACGACGGTCTGATCGTGCTGCGCACGGTCCGGAACCTGCTCGCGGGCAACGGTCCGGTCTTCAACTCGGGCGAGCGGGTCGAGGCCAACACCAGCACCGCGTGGACGTACATCGTCTACGCGTTCAGCTGGCTGTCCCAGGCCCGGCTCGAATACGTCGTTCTGACGATCGCGCTGATCCTGTCCACGGCGGCAATCGTGCTCGCCATGTTCGGAACCGCGCGCCTGTACCGCGGTGGCCCCTTCGCCGGCGGCGGCACGCTGTTCCTGATGCCCGCCGGTGTGCTCGTCTACATCGCGGTGCCCCCGGCCCGCGACTTCGCGACGTCGGGCCTCGAAAGCTGCCTCGTCATCTTCTGGATCGCGCTGCTCTGGCTGCTGCTGGTCCGGTGGAGCCAGGCGGCCACCCCGTCCACCACCTCGGTGCTGACGCTCGCGTTCGTCGCCGGCATGGGCCCGCTCGTGCGCCCCGAACTGGCGATCCTGGGTGTGCTGTCGCTGGCCATGATCTTCCTGGCGCCCGGCCTCACGTGGGTGGTGCGGGTGGCGATGGTGTTCGTCGCCGGCATCGTCCCGGTGGGTTACCAGATCTGGCGCATGGGCTACTACGCCCTCCCGTACCCCAACACCGCGGTGTCGAAGGACGCAGGCGGCGCGAAGTGGTCGCAGGGTTTCGCCTACCTCTGGAACCTGCTCGGTCCGTACCTGCTGTGGCTGCCGCTGATCTTCCTGTTCGCCGGCGCCGTGATCGCCTGGCGCGGCCGGGACAAGGACATCGAGCATGGTGTTCGTCACACCGAGGGGAATCGGCTGACCCGCCTGCGCGGATGGCTGCGCACGCAGAACGCCGTCGTCGTCTTCGTTCTCGCGAGCGGCCTGATCCTCGGTCTGTACTCGTTGCGCGTCGGTGGCGACTTCATGCACGGCCGCGTGCTTCTTCCCGTTCTGTTCTGTTTCATCGTCCCCGTCGCGGTAATTCCGGTGCGAATTCCGGACCGCGCGGCCTGGGGGCGTAACAAGGAATTCTCGACTTTCCTGGCAATGGCATTCCTGTGGATCGGCACCGTGGTGTGGGCGTTTTTCGCGTCCAACACCACGGGAATGCCCGAAGGTGTCGTTATCGGACGGTCCGGAATTGTCGACGAACGTGCGTTCTACGTTCTCAACACCGGTCATGCGCACCCGATCCGCGCCGACGACTACCTGGACTACCCGCGCATGCGCGCCATGGTCCAGACCATCGCGGACACCCCCGACGGCGGTCTGCTCATCCCGTCCGCCGACTACACGTACTGGTTCGTCGTTCCACCGCCCCTTCCGATACCGGAGGACGGCGCAGGCCACACCGTCTACTTCCTGAACCTCGGCATGACGAGCATGAACGTCGGCCTCGACGTGCGGGTGCTGGACCAGATGGGTCTCGCATACCCTCTCGCGGCGCACACCGAACGATTGGACGACGGCCGCATCGGGCACGACAAGGCCCTGTACCCCGACTGGGTCGTCGTGGACACGGGAATGATCGACAAGCATCCGTGGATGCCCGGATTCCTCGACGAGGACTGGGTGACCGAGGCGCGGGTCGCGCTCACGTGCCCCGAAACGCAGGAACTGCTGACGTCGTACCGCTCGGAACTGACGTGGCCGCGTTTCAAACAGAATTTCAAGGATGCGCTGCATTTAGCGAGTTACCGATTCGAGCGCGTTCCCGCATACGAAATCCAGCGGTGCAATCTCGAACCGCCGTTCCCGGATCCGGCCAAATAG
- a CDS encoding alpha/beta hydrolase → MRVGGSTRTSGWARRTAAAIALAVALPLGVTMVGGGATASAAFDPAAQDFWVDSAMGPIKSRIWRAADGNTNRVVYLLDGLRAQDDLSGWEINTDAGPFLASQNINVVQPVGGQSSFYSDWLSNSNLNGQKTPYKWETFLTEELRDALANRLGFQSTRNGVIGLSMGGSAALTLAAYHPDQFNYAGSLSGYLNISAPGMREAIRIAMLDAGRYNVDAMWGPPWNPAWLRNDPFVFANKLRDNNTRLWVSAANGIPAPGGAAPTGFMDVFNASTGASLEALSLANTRAFQVKMATLGAKNVTYSFPPRGIHTWRYWQQQIHDLAGDLGNTIG, encoded by the coding sequence ATGCGAGTTGGGGGTTCGACGAGAACAAGCGGATGGGCCAGGCGTACCGCCGCCGCAATTGCTCTGGCGGTCGCACTGCCACTGGGCGTGACCATGGTGGGCGGCGGCGCAACCGCATCCGCAGCCTTCGACCCCGCAGCGCAGGACTTCTGGGTCGACTCCGCGATGGGTCCGATCAAGAGCCGCATCTGGCGCGCGGCTGACGGCAACACCAACCGTGTCGTCTACCTGCTCGACGGTCTGCGCGCGCAGGACGACCTGAGCGGCTGGGAGATCAACACCGACGCGGGCCCGTTCCTCGCCTCGCAGAACATCAACGTCGTCCAGCCGGTCGGCGGGCAGTCCAGCTTCTACTCCGACTGGTTGTCGAACTCGAACCTCAACGGGCAGAAGACCCCGTACAAGTGGGAGACGTTCCTCACCGAGGAACTGCGCGACGCACTGGCGAACCGTCTCGGCTTCCAGTCCACCCGCAACGGCGTCATCGGCCTGTCCATGGGTGGCAGCGCCGCCCTGACGCTCGCCGCCTACCACCCGGACCAGTTCAACTACGCGGGCTCGCTGTCCGGGTACCTGAACATCTCGGCTCCCGGCATGCGTGAGGCGATCCGCATCGCGATGCTCGACGCCGGCCGCTACAACGTCGACGCCATGTGGGGCCCGCCGTGGAACCCGGCGTGGCTGCGCAACGACCCGTTCGTCTTCGCGAACAAGCTCCGCGACAACAACACCCGCCTGTGGGTGTCGGCCGCCAACGGCATCCCCGCCCCCGGCGGAGCCGCACCGACCGGATTCATGGACGTGTTCAACGCGAGCACCGGCGCGAGCCTCGAGGCGCTGTCGCTGGCGAACACCCGTGCCTTCCAGGTCAAGATGGCGACCCTCGGCGCGAAGAACGTCACCTACAGCTTCCCGCCCCGCGGCATCCACACGTGGCGCTACTGGCAGCAGCAGATCCACGATCTGGCCGGCGACCTCGGCAACACGATCGGATAG
- the fadD32 gene encoding long-chain-fatty-acid--AMP ligase FadD32: MNAKFDDFIDETGHIRLDSGSTLVDYVQRHTRENSDELAYRYIDYSRDRDGEAQELTWEQFGHRLRAVAARLQQVTKPGDRVAVLAPQGLDYVISFFAAIHAGAISVPLFDPDEPGHTDRLHAVLGDCKPAAILTATSSAAGVRQFFRSLPAAERPRIIAVDAIPDSVGESWVRPEIDLDDIAYLQYTSGSTRVPAGVEITHRAVGTNALQMVDSIELNENSRGVTWLPLFHDMGLLTVILPALGGKYITIMSPRAFVQRPYRWIKELAAVSDGAGTFAAAPNFAFEHAAARGLPKSGESLDLSNVIGLINGSEPVTTSSMRKFNEAFAPYGLPKTAIKPSYGMAEATLFVSSTRHSDEARVIYVDRDELNAGRVVKVDQDAENAIPQVSCGYVARSQWAAIVDPESRIEQPDDRVGEIWLHGENIGIGYWGRTDETAETFHNKLTNRLAEGSHAEGTPEDANWMRTGDYGVYIDGELFITGRVKDLVIVDGRNHYPQDLEFSAQEASTALRPGFVAAFAVPANQLPAVVFENTHSGLNYDADDSSEQLVIVAERAPGAGKADPQPVADTVRAALSTRHGVTARDILLVPAGSIPRTSSGKIARRACKASYIEGTLRGGYTQTAFPDSVSE; the protein is encoded by the coding sequence ATGAACGCGAAGTTCGATGATTTTATCGACGAGACGGGCCACATCAGGCTCGACTCGGGAAGCACGCTGGTCGATTACGTCCAGCGGCACACCCGGGAGAACTCGGACGAGCTGGCATACCGCTACATCGACTATTCGCGGGACAGAGACGGCGAAGCGCAGGAGCTGACCTGGGAACAGTTCGGCCACCGGTTGCGCGCCGTCGCGGCTCGCCTCCAGCAGGTCACCAAGCCCGGCGACCGCGTCGCGGTCCTCGCGCCGCAGGGTCTCGACTACGTCATCTCCTTCTTCGCCGCCATCCATGCCGGAGCGATCTCGGTGCCGCTGTTCGACCCCGACGAACCCGGCCACACCGACCGTCTGCACGCCGTCCTCGGTGACTGCAAGCCTGCCGCCATCCTCACGGCCACCTCCTCCGCCGCGGGTGTTCGACAGTTCTTCCGGTCCCTCCCCGCCGCCGAGCGCCCCCGGATCATCGCCGTCGACGCCATCCCCGACAGCGTCGGCGAGTCCTGGGTGCGCCCCGAGATCGATCTCGACGACATCGCGTACCTGCAGTACACGTCCGGCTCGACCCGCGTGCCCGCCGGTGTGGAGATCACGCACCGCGCCGTCGGCACCAACGCGCTGCAGATGGTCGACTCCATCGAACTCAACGAGAACTCGCGTGGCGTCACCTGGCTGCCGCTGTTCCACGACATGGGTCTGCTCACGGTCATCCTGCCCGCCCTCGGCGGCAAGTACATCACCATCATGAGCCCGCGCGCGTTCGTGCAGCGGCCGTACCGGTGGATCAAGGAACTGGCCGCGGTGTCGGACGGTGCGGGCACGTTCGCGGCCGCACCCAACTTCGCGTTCGAGCACGCGGCCGCCCGCGGCCTGCCGAAGAGTGGTGAGAGCCTCGACCTGAGCAACGTGATCGGCCTCATCAACGGCAGCGAGCCGGTCACGACGTCGTCGATGCGCAAGTTCAACGAGGCGTTCGCGCCGTACGGCCTGCCGAAGACGGCGATCAAGCCCTCGTACGGCATGGCCGAGGCCACGCTGTTCGTGTCCTCCACCCGGCACTCGGACGAGGCCCGCGTCATCTACGTCGATCGCGACGAACTCAACGCCGGTCGCGTCGTGAAGGTGGACCAGGACGCCGAGAACGCCATCCCGCAGGTGTCCTGCGGCTACGTCGCGCGCAGCCAGTGGGCCGCCATCGTCGACCCGGAATCGCGCATCGAGCAGCCCGACGACCGGGTCGGTGAGATCTGGCTGCACGGCGAGAACATCGGCATCGGCTACTGGGGTCGCACCGACGAGACCGCCGAGACGTTCCACAACAAGCTCACCAACCGGCTCGCCGAGGGCAGCCACGCGGAGGGCACTCCCGAGGACGCCAACTGGATGCGCACCGGCGACTACGGCGTGTACATCGACGGCGAGCTGTTCATCACGGGCCGCGTCAAAGACCTCGTGATCGTCGACGGCCGCAACCATTACCCGCAGGACCTCGAGTTCTCGGCGCAGGAGGCCAGCACCGCGCTGCGTCCCGGCTTCGTGGCCGCGTTCGCGGTCCCGGCCAACCAGCTGCCCGCCGTCGTGTTCGAGAACACGCACTCGGGCCTGAACTACGACGCGGACGATTCCTCCGAGCAGCTCGTGATCGTCGCCGAGCGCGCACCGGGTGCAGGTAAGGCCGATCCGCAGCCTGTCGCAGACACGGTGCGGGCCGCGCTGTCGACCAGGCACGGGGTCACGGCGCGCGACATCCTGCTGGTGCCCGCGGGCTCGATTCCCCGTACGTCGAGCGGCAAGATCGCCCGCCGCGCGTGCAAGGCGAGCTACATCGAGGGCACCCTGCGCGGCGGATACACGCAGACGGCCTTCCCCGATAGCGTTTCCGAATAG
- a CDS encoding DUF732 domain-containing protein produces MPQHSRISTTFRRSIAVGALAVAASGLLVGCGSDDSTATSNPSTSATTSAAESTSAESSASAAPSASASASASAPVTSPGEAATAPPAQPEEVPNDFPGPSEVPVSTDGQKFLDALKSKGIEPAADGTMAVSTADFICQAKAEGKSDPETMVFVTAMVGTEASAAGQELTQEQATANAQTYMDVAHATYCK; encoded by the coding sequence ATGCCGCAGCACTCACGTATCAGCACCACCTTCCGACGGTCGATCGCAGTAGGCGCGCTCGCCGTCGCAGCAAGCGGATTGTTGGTCGGGTGCGGTAGCGACGACTCCACGGCGACGTCCAACCCGTCCACCAGCGCCACGACGTCGGCTGCGGAGTCCACTTCCGCCGAGAGTTCGGCGTCCGCCGCGCCCAGCGCGAGCGCGTCCGCGTCTGCTTCCGCACCGGTGACGAGCCCCGGCGAGGCTGCGACGGCGCCGCCGGCGCAGCCCGAGGAAGTGCCGAACGACTTCCCCGGCCCCAGCGAGGTCCCGGTCAGCACCGACGGCCAGAAGTTCCTCGACGCGCTGAAGAGCAAGGGCATCGAACCCGCCGCCGACGGCACCATGGCCGTGAGCACCGCCGACTTCATCTGCCAGGCCAAGGCCGAAGGCAAGAGCGACCCCGAGACGATGGTGTTCGTCACAGCGATGGTCGGCACCGAGGCGTCCGCCGCGGGTCAGGAACTGACCCAGGAGCAGGCGACGGCCAACGCCCAGACGTACATGGACGTCGCCCACGCGACCTACTGCAAGTAG
- a CDS encoding LLM class F420-dependent oxidoreductase, producing MSSDASSLRKFRFAAGGEGNADEGGARRFVKLAQKAEELGFDSFMIPDHLGNQVGPIAALGALAIATDKIRLGTAVLANGFRHPAILAKDAATIDVLSGGRLELGIGAGWMKEEFDKGGIDYERPGVRIAKLEETLQILDVLLRGQECNFDGKYYQIKGLTGSPRPRQGPRPPIAVGGGGPKMLALAAKYADIISVATPTSKEGKLLLSGVTLEKTMERVDRIREAAGDRFDDIELNWTITTIVITDDREQTAEMALAALDQGFPPNIEVDTKLSVEDILSSPYLAIGSFEEIADQIRMVREKTTMSYVGVFPTQMDAFAPIISQLKGE from the coding sequence ATGAGTTCCGACGCCAGCTCGTTGCGTAAGTTCCGATTCGCGGCAGGCGGAGAGGGCAACGCGGACGAGGGCGGCGCGCGTCGGTTCGTCAAGCTTGCGCAGAAGGCCGAGGAACTCGGGTTCGACAGCTTCATGATCCCCGACCACCTGGGTAACCAGGTGGGACCGATCGCCGCGCTCGGCGCGCTCGCGATCGCCACGGACAAGATCCGGCTCGGCACCGCAGTCCTCGCCAACGGCTTCCGGCATCCGGCGATCCTCGCCAAGGACGCCGCCACCATCGACGTGCTGTCGGGTGGCCGCCTCGAACTCGGCATCGGCGCAGGCTGGATGAAGGAAGAGTTCGACAAGGGTGGCATCGACTACGAGCGCCCGGGTGTCCGGATCGCGAAGCTCGAGGAGACCCTGCAGATTCTCGACGTGCTGCTGCGCGGCCAGGAGTGCAACTTCGACGGCAAGTACTACCAGATCAAGGGCCTGACGGGCAGCCCGCGGCCGCGGCAGGGTCCGCGTCCCCCGATCGCCGTCGGCGGTGGCGGCCCCAAGATGCTGGCGCTCGCCGCCAAGTACGCCGACATCATCTCCGTGGCGACGCCGACGAGCAAGGAAGGCAAGCTCCTCCTGTCGGGTGTCACGCTCGAGAAGACGATGGAGCGCGTCGACCGGATCCGGGAGGCTGCCGGCGACCGGTTCGACGACATCGAACTGAACTGGACGATCACCACCATCGTCATCACCGACGACCGTGAGCAGACCGCCGAGATGGCGCTCGCCGCACTCGACCAGGGCTTCCCGCCCAACATCGAGGTCGATACCAAGCTGTCCGTCGAAGACATCCTGAGCTCGCCGTATCTCGCGATCGGGAGCTTCGAGGAGATCGCCGATCAGATCCGTATGGTGCGAGAAAAGACGACAATGTCCTACGTCGGTGTGTTCCCCACACAGATGGATGCGTTCGCGCCGATCATCTCGCAGCTGAAGGGCGAGTAG
- a CDS encoding alpha/beta hydrolase-fold protein — MRVGLFRAERQRSSTGNVRRRALASLAAVLVVPVAVGFTQTATVSAAPAAAHAPVATQAPSGATIHHVDWLTDRRVAIWINSPSMGVPIQVQMLLARDWNSKPTEKFPSVYMLDGLRAQDNENGWTLETDAESFFADKNINVVLPVGGQSSFYSDWVAQDNGQNYQWETFLTKELPPILESDWRTTKTRGVVGLSMGGTSAMFLAARNQGFFKFAASLSGMLTTTALGMPQAVAYAMSDAGGFDANAMWGPPTSSAWEEHDPYLLADKLKGVSLYISSGSGTTGPYDQPSGIPGVSTNYAGMGLEILSRLTSQTFATKLNKLGIPAQVNYRPSGTHSWPYWQFELHQLWPQLASAVDVEPEKPVCTTGGSIAGVAGANPWIGDCLTPEYSLAGGTVQDFRNGRIFAKSDTGAQPVAGAIGGVYQATGGPGAPLGYPTTPELATPDGRGRFNHFEHGSVYWSPQTGAHAVRGAIRDEWARQGWEAGPLGYPVAEEVPTPGKNGAVQGFEIGAMYFSPANGTHRVQGMIMGKYAELGYEGGWLGFPKTSEIAVKDGGRFNQFEGGNIYWSPLSGAWAVENGPIFDAWKSAGYEGGRLGFPISDKFAIPGGVQQNFQTGYVTVIDNKAEIH; from the coding sequence ATGCGAGTAGGCCTGTTCAGGGCAGAACGTCAGCGTTCGTCGACCGGAAACGTTCGAAGGCGCGCGCTCGCCTCGCTTGCCGCTGTGCTCGTGGTGCCGGTGGCGGTCGGGTTCACCCAGACCGCCACCGTCTCCGCTGCGCCCGCCGCCGCGCACGCTCCGGTGGCCACCCAGGCCCCGAGCGGCGCGACGATCCACCACGTCGACTGGCTCACCGACCGTCGCGTGGCGATCTGGATCAACTCTCCGTCGATGGGGGTGCCGATCCAGGTGCAGATGCTGCTCGCCCGGGACTGGAACTCGAAGCCGACGGAGAAATTCCCGTCCGTCTACATGCTCGACGGCCTCCGCGCGCAGGACAACGAGAACGGCTGGACCCTCGAGACCGACGCCGAATCGTTCTTCGCGGACAAGAACATCAACGTCGTCCTCCCGGTCGGCGGCCAGTCCAGCTTCTACTCCGACTGGGTGGCCCAGGACAACGGCCAGAACTACCAGTGGGAGACGTTCCTCACGAAGGAACTGCCCCCGATCCTCGAAAGCGACTGGCGCACCACAAAGACACGCGGCGTCGTCGGACTGTCGATGGGCGGCACGTCCGCGATGTTCCTCGCGGCCCGCAACCAGGGATTCTTCAAGTTCGCCGCGTCGCTGTCGGGCATGCTCACCACCACGGCGCTCGGCATGCCGCAGGCCGTGGCCTACGCGATGAGCGATGCCGGCGGATTCGACGCGAACGCGATGTGGGGTCCCCCGACCAGTTCCGCGTGGGAGGAACACGACCCGTACCTGCTGGCCGACAAGCTCAAGGGCGTCAGCCTGTACATCTCCAGCGGCAGCGGCACCACGGGCCCGTACGACCAGCCGTCCGGAATCCCGGGCGTCAGCACCAATTACGCGGGCATGGGCCTCGAAATCCTCTCTCGCCTCACCTCGCAGACGTTCGCGACCAAGCTGAACAAGCTGGGAATCCCCGCCCAGGTCAACTACCGGCCGTCCGGCACACATTCGTGGCCGTACTGGCAGTTCGAACTGCATCAGCTGTGGCCGCAGCTCGCCAGCGCCGTCGACGTCGAGCCCGAGAAGCCGGTGTGCACCACCGGGGGCTCCATTGCCGGGGTCGCAGGCGCGAACCCGTGGATCGGCGACTGCCTGACCCCCGAATACAGTCTCGCGGGCGGAACGGTCCAGGACTTCCGCAACGGCCGGATCTTCGCCAAGTCCGACACCGGCGCGCAGCCGGTGGCCGGTGCCATCGGCGGCGTCTACCAGGCGACCGGTGGTCCCGGCGCGCCGCTCGGCTACCCGACGACACCCGAACTGGCCACCCCCGACGGGCGCGGTCGCTTCAACCACTTCGAGCACGGGTCCGTCTACTGGTCGCCGCAGACCGGGGCGCACGCCGTCCGCGGCGCGATCCGCGACGAGTGGGCACGGCAGGGCTGGGAGGCCGGACCGCTCGGGTACCCGGTGGCCGAGGAAGTTCCGACCCCCGGCAAGAACGGCGCCGTGCAGGGTTTCGAGATCGGCGCCATGTACTTCAGTCCCGCGAACGGCACCCACCGCGTGCAGGGAATGATCATGGGCAAGTACGCGGAACTCGGGTACGAGGGCGGCTGGCTCGGGTTCCCGAAGACCAGCGAGATCGCCGTCAAGGACGGCGGCCGGTTCAACCAGTTCGAGGGCGGCAACATCTACTGGAGTCCGCTGTCGGGCGCCTGGGCCGTCGAGAACGGGCCGATCTTCGACGCCTGGAAGAGCGCAGGCTACGAGGGTGGCCGGCTCGGGTTCCCGATCAGCGACAAATTCGCCATTCCCGGTGGCGTCCAGCAGAACTTCCAGACCGGCTACGTCACAGTGATCGACAACAAGGCCGAGATTCACTGA
- a CDS encoding cutinase family protein → MSVTGRGTRKKKSSLLRKLLVLIVILLVILVAVIALWYLLAGRLPKPIPTPPGPERPNAQPASCPDVQVVVVPGTWESSATDDPYNPTANPASLMLNVSRPLQEQFEPSRADVYTVPYVAQFSNPVAFPPDGQQSYNNSRGAGTAATNDILIRRHAECPLTSFLLTGFSQGAVIAGDVASSIGAGDGPVPADLVLGVGLIADGRRDPAAATNVGQPVAGVGAELSLAGLQIPGITMTGPRPGGFGDLTDRAVEICAPSDGICDAPAQALKPSNWIGSGLRLLEYNNNPVHAMYNSYVVDDSGTTATQWIAGWAAEKIEAAPTPAHS, encoded by the coding sequence ATGTCGGTGACCGGGCGCGGCACGCGGAAGAAGAAGAGCAGCCTCCTGCGCAAACTGCTGGTGCTGATCGTGATCCTGCTGGTGATTCTCGTCGCAGTGATCGCGCTCTGGTACCTGCTCGCAGGGCGGCTGCCCAAACCGATCCCGACCCCGCCCGGTCCCGAGCGTCCCAACGCCCAGCCGGCGAGCTGTCCCGACGTCCAGGTGGTCGTCGTCCCGGGCACCTGGGAGTCCAGCGCCACCGACGACCCGTACAACCCGACGGCCAACCCGGCGTCGCTGATGCTCAACGTGTCGCGGCCGCTGCAGGAACAGTTCGAGCCCTCGCGCGCCGACGTGTACACGGTTCCGTACGTCGCGCAGTTCTCCAATCCCGTCGCCTTCCCGCCGGACGGGCAGCAGTCGTACAACAACAGCCGCGGCGCCGGCACCGCCGCCACCAACGACATCCTGATCCGCCGGCACGCCGAGTGCCCGCTGACCAGCTTCCTGCTTACCGGCTTCTCCCAGGGCGCGGTCATCGCCGGCGACGTCGCTTCCAGTATCGGTGCAGGTGACGGGCCCGTTCCGGCGGATCTTGTGCTCGGCGTCGGGCTCATCGCCGACGGTCGTCGCGACCCGGCCGCCGCCACGAACGTCGGTCAGCCCGTCGCGGGTGTGGGCGCCGAACTGTCGCTGGCAGGGCTGCAGATCCCCGGCATCACGATGACCGGTCCCCGGCCCGGTGGTTTCGGTGATCTCACCGACCGGGCGGTCGAGATCTGCGCCCCGTCCGACGGAATCTGCGACGCGCCCGCGCAAGCGCTGAAGCCGAGCAACTGGATCGGCAGCGGGCTGCGTCTGCTCGAGTACAACAACAACCCGGTTCACGCGATGTACAACTCGTATGTCGTCGACGACTCCGGGACGACGGCCACGCAGTGGATCGCCGGATGGGCAGCCGAGAAGATAGAGGCCGCCCCGACCCCGGCTCACAGTTGA
- a CDS encoding alpha/beta hydrolase — protein sequence MRFARPRLSQRLKQRAMAIGAVALVLPVGAGIAGGAVAAAAPTHAGPAKTAPAGGYEELWVPSSMGPIKVQVQWAARGGSAALYLLDGLRARNDRNAWSFETNAFDQYRNDNVTLVMPVGGESSFYSDWYSASNFNGQPVTYKWETFLTQELPDFLANYGVSRTNNAVLGLSMGGSAALTLAAYHRDQFKFAGSLSGYLNISAPGMREAIRVAMLDAGRFNVDAMWGPPWNPAWLRNDPFVFAPRLNGLSMFISAASGLPGEFDHPRAPIDYYNTANGMGLEALALANTRAFQVRLASLGVPATFDFPANGTHSWPYWGSELWKARGQILDTLGAW from the coding sequence ATGCGTTTTGCCAGACCGAGGTTGTCTCAGCGCCTCAAGCAGCGTGCGATGGCCATCGGCGCCGTCGCACTGGTACTGCCTGTGGGCGCAGGAATCGCTGGTGGAGCCGTTGCTGCAGCAGCACCGACGCATGCGGGGCCCGCCAAGACCGCACCGGCCGGTGGCTACGAGGAACTGTGGGTGCCCTCTTCGATGGGACCGATCAAGGTCCAGGTCCAGTGGGCGGCTCGCGGCGGTAGCGCCGCGCTGTACCTGCTCGACGGACTGCGCGCCCGCAACGACCGCAACGCATGGAGCTTCGAGACCAACGCGTTCGACCAGTACCGCAACGACAACGTGACGCTGGTCATGCCCGTCGGCGGCGAGTCCAGCTTCTACTCGGACTGGTACTCGGCGAGCAACTTCAACGGGCAGCCCGTCACCTACAAGTGGGAGACGTTCCTGACCCAGGAACTGCCCGACTTCCTGGCCAATTACGGTGTCTCGCGCACCAACAACGCCGTCCTCGGCCTGTCGATGGGTGGCAGCGCCGCCCTGACGCTCGCCGCGTACCACCGCGACCAGTTCAAGTTCGCCGGTTCGCTGTCCGGGTACCTGAACATCTCGGCTCCCGGCATGCGTGAGGCGATCCGCGTCGCGATGCTCGACGCCGGCCGCTTCAACGTCGACGCCATGTGGGGCCCGCCGTGGAACCCGGCGTGGCTGCGCAACGACCCGTTCGTGTTCGCCCCGCGCCTGAACGGGCTGTCGATGTTCATCTCGGCCGCCAGCGGTCTGCCCGGTGAATTCGACCACCCGCGCGCGCCGATCGACTACTACAACACCGCGAACGGCATGGGGCTCGAGGCCCTCGCCCTGGCCAACACCCGCGCTTTCCAGGTGCGTCTGGCCAGCCTCGGTGTGCCGGCCACCTTCGACTTCCCGGCCAACGGCACGCACTCGTGGCCGTACTGGGGTTCGGAGCTGTGGAAGGCCCGCGGCCAGATCCTGGACACGCTCGGCGCCTGGTGA